The Synergistaceae bacterium sequence ATGTCAAGGCCTGGTTCGCGATGCAGGTCCTCGCCGTTGAGCTGGGCATAAGCCCCAAGCGAGACTTCGCCTTCAACATGAGCGTCGGATACGACCTGAAGGGCATTCAGTCCCCGAAGATCGACTCGTTCATAGAGGGGTTGAAGGACGCCTCGTCCACGGACGCATGGAGGGAGTGCAAGGGTTGGCTGTCGGAGAACCTCGACAGATTCAAACGATTCAAGGCCGCCGAACTCGATGCGATAGAGAGCCGCCTGTGCGACTCGATCACCCTGTCCACCCTGCATGGCTGCCCGCCGGACGAGATCGAGCGCATCTCTCGCTACCTTATGAACGAGAAGGGGCTCAACGTGTTCGTCAAGTGCAACCCGACCCTGCTGGGGTATGAGACGGCGCGAGACCTGCTGGACAGGACGGGCTACGGATACATGGACTTCACCGACCACCACTTCAAGCACGACCTCCAGTACGGTGACGGGGTCGAGATGCTGAAGCGGCTGCAGGAGTACGCCGGGGAGCTGGGGCGCGAGTTCGGGGTGAAGCTGACCAACACCTTCCCCGTCAACATCAAGAACGACGAGCTGCCGGGCGAGGAGATGTACATGTCCGGGCGCTCGCTCTTTCCACTCACCGTCACCCTGGCTACCAGGCTTAGCAGGGAGTTCGACGGATCTTTGCAGATATCCTACTCCGGCGGCGCGGATTTCTTCAATATAGAGTCGCTGATCAGGACCGGTATCCAGCCGATAAGCATGGCGACGACAATACTTAAACCCGGCGGCTACGAGCGGCTGAAGCAGATAGCCGACAGGGTGGAGCCGCTGCTGGACGGGCCGTTCAGGGGAGTCAACGTGGATGCGCTTGACGAACTGGCGAAGAGCGCCCTCGAGAACCCGTTCCACAAGAAGGAGGCGCGCCCGGTCGGCTCTAGGAAGACCGACTCGCGTCTGCCCCTCTTCGACTGCGCCAAGGCCCCCTGCCAGGACGGAGGCTGCCCGATCAACCAGCAGGTGCCTGTCTACCTCAGGCTGGTCGACGAGGGAAGATACGACGAGGCCTTCGAGACAATAGCGATAGACAACAGCTCCCCGGCGGTAACGGGGACGATCTGCGACCACCAGTGCCAGCACGTCTGCGTCAGGCTGGACTACGAGCACCCGCTCGAGATACGCGAGATGAAGAAGGTTGCGGTGCTGAAAGCCCAGGACTCCTACACTTCGAAGATGAAGCCGGCGGAGCTTAAGACCAAGAAGAGGGCTGCGATCATCGGAGCGGGCCCGACTGGAGTCGGCACTGCGATATTCCTCCGGAGGAACGGGATGGAGGCGCACGTATTCGAGAAGCGAGCGGAGCCCTACGGCATCGTCAAGTACGCCATCCCCGACTTCCGCATCGGCTCGGAGATGATCTCGCGCGACTACGACATGGCCGTCAAGGCGGGGGTCGAGTTCGAGTTCGGCGAAGAGAGGTCGGCCGACGAGCTCAGGAAGGCTTACGACTATGTCGTGATAGCCACGGGCGCGTGGGGCCCCGGAGTCTGCCCGGTGAAGGAGGGTGGCGACAAGGTGCTCGACGCTCTCGCCTTCCTGCAGGAGCAC is a genomic window containing:
- the ygfK gene encoding putative selenate reductase subunit YgfK — its product is MSDIMRMIPFGSLMDWMLAEHEREGSILGIRKEKFYKNDSGRSIVVCGEEIASPIGPAAGPNSQLAQNIIAAYLAGARFIELKTVQIMDGEELRKAVAKPCINACDEGYNVEWSTELTVQEAFGEYVKAWFAMQVLAVELGISPKRDFAFNMSVGYDLKGIQSPKIDSFIEGLKDASSTDAWRECKGWLSENLDRFKRFKAAELDAIESRLCDSITLSTLHGCPPDEIERISRYLMNEKGLNVFVKCNPTLLGYETARDLLDRTGYGYMDFTDHHFKHDLQYGDGVEMLKRLQEYAGELGREFGVKLTNTFPVNIKNDELPGEEMYMSGRSLFPLTVTLATRLSREFDGSLQISYSGGADFFNIESLIRTGIQPISMATTILKPGGYERLKQIADRVEPLLDGPFRGVNVDALDELAKSALENPFHKKEARPVGSRKTDSRLPLFDCAKAPCQDGGCPINQQVPVYLRLVDEGRYDEAFETIAIDNSSPAVTGTICDHQCQHVCVRLDYEHPLEIREMKKVAVLKAQDSYTSKMKPAELKTKKRAAIIGAGPTGVGTAIFLRRNGMEAHVFEKRAEPYGIVKYAIPDFRIGSEMISRDYDMAVKAGVEFEFGEERSADELRKAYDYVVIATGAWGPGVCPVKEGGDKVLDALAFLQEHKERGGKVDLGETVAIIGGGDVAMDCARAARRTPGVKRAIIVYRRTRAFMPAEPEEIRLTLEDGVELIELLAPVNYDGSELVCERMRLGEKDESGRRGVVGIGEMVSVKADSVIGATGATVDQSPFKAAGIALDPKGRPVLNEENESSVANIYVAGDCKAGPATVVKGIADAKTVAKSILGKEGISPDFAVTELLRDLPSIYRKKGVLKEAVKEHTDGSRCLDCGEICEICCDVCPNRANVLIVVDGKHQILHLDGMCNECGNCGIFCPHTGDPYRDKVTLFWTEEDFEDSENTGFYRVEGDLYKVRREDGSTLSWRRGDPGVSGEMTGMLNEILDRYPYYVLNL